From Halomicrobium salinisoli, the proteins below share one genomic window:
- a CDS encoding aldo/keto reductase, with protein sequence MNYRELGTSGVEVSEVGFGAWVVGTDWWGDRSRDQAVEMVQHALEEGVTFFDTGDVYGHGDSEEIIGDALGEHRDEVTVSTKVGYDFYNNPQAGHGELPKRMDGEWVREAFDRSLDRLDFDYVDLLMLHNANVGEVDEDVLETLDELREEGKVEAVGWALGPSIGWLAEGEAAVAEEFDALQTVFNVFEQTPGRHFIDEIRETGSDTSVLARVPHSSGLLNEQVTPDTELGEGDHRSHRPEEWYETGWEKLESIRFLERDGERTMGQAAIQWLLAHDEVASVTPTFRTTDDVDEWAAASETPPLSDEEYERVQDLHDDNFGVDRYDGMDSLRSSVGGEDLDGTGKKSAGD encoded by the coding sequence ATGAACTACCGCGAACTAGGCACGTCCGGCGTCGAGGTCTCCGAGGTCGGGTTCGGCGCGTGGGTCGTCGGCACGGACTGGTGGGGCGACCGCTCGCGCGACCAGGCCGTCGAGATGGTCCAGCACGCGCTCGAGGAGGGCGTCACGTTCTTCGACACGGGCGACGTGTACGGCCACGGCGACAGCGAGGAGATCATCGGCGACGCCCTGGGCGAGCACCGCGACGAGGTGACCGTCTCCACGAAGGTCGGCTACGACTTCTACAACAACCCCCAGGCCGGCCACGGCGAACTGCCCAAGCGGATGGACGGCGAGTGGGTCCGCGAGGCCTTCGACCGCTCGCTGGACCGGCTGGACTTCGACTACGTCGACCTCCTGATGCTGCACAACGCCAACGTCGGCGAGGTCGACGAGGACGTCCTCGAGACGCTCGACGAACTGCGCGAGGAGGGGAAGGTCGAGGCCGTGGGCTGGGCGCTGGGCCCCTCGATCGGCTGGCTCGCCGAGGGCGAGGCCGCCGTCGCCGAGGAGTTCGACGCGCTCCAGACCGTCTTCAACGTCTTCGAGCAGACGCCGGGCAGGCACTTCATCGACGAGATCCGAGAGACCGGCTCGGACACCTCCGTCCTCGCTCGCGTCCCCCACTCCTCGGGCCTGCTGAACGAGCAGGTCACGCCCGACACGGAACTCGGCGAGGGCGACCACCGCTCGCACCGCCCCGAGGAGTGGTACGAGACCGGCTGGGAGAAACTGGAGTCGATCCGCTTCCTCGAGCGGGACGGCGAACGCACGATGGGCCAGGCCGCCATCCAGTGGCTGCTCGCCCACGACGAGGTCGCCAGCGTCACGCCCACCTTCCGGACGACCGACGACGTCGACGAGTGGGCCGCCGCGTCCGAGACGCCGCCGCTCAGCGACGAGGAGTACGAGCGCGTCCAGGACCTCCACGACGACAACTTCGGCGTCGACCGCTACGACGGCATGGACTCGCTGCGCTCCTCCGTCGGCGGCGAGGATCTAGACGGAACGGGGAAGAAGTCCGCCGGTGACTGA